In Alistipes ihumii AP11, a genomic segment contains:
- a CDS encoding glycoside hydrolase family 2 protein: MKRYVLIALIGIACLRPTTAPAQSELQDPSQTARQREMPGSRLRSYDSRELALREDDAHSLYIQQLDGEWKVKTYASPVELDSTVAMPSVDVSQWAVTRVPEQRSNGAWAAVYRTDFKLPFKWIDREVFVRLDAVSRAYYVYVNGRPAGYFADSKTPAYFDVTRYCVDGRNTLCVVAYANPVSTALENQNSEQGTRIAGSVTVMAQPKVRIRDWVVDTRWAPDGNGLFSFGAVVKSHLLNPKRVTVYYELIAPDSTVVSHGKRDARFELRAEDTVRFFANLPGIRSWSHESPKLYTVALKLQHEGRFTEYTKVRVGFRDVSFDSTGLRINGRPVELRAVDYECPSDEQAIRRDFVRFRQQGINCVRVALYPQSDRFYELADSYGIYVCDRANIDSHLSGFSLEKGGSPANDPAWERAYTDRVMNMYRTSQNHPSVVMFSLGKQGGQGYAAYEAYLKLKAAEKDRPVIYEGAGAEWNTDFVVGRPDGRNASDRRFSLTFASLGSHEGRTAPENATSIAPGSAPGDVTIHNGFRVANLKNFRVGYQIVAGAKRVVAEGICSADIPPRETATVRVPLDGVKPGKYRIKVTVSRCDEPDLAPQGEILAEAFVPLIVPKASKQ; this comes from the coding sequence ATGAAAAGATACGTTTTGATCGCCCTGATAGGGATTGCCTGTCTGAGGCCGACGACCGCGCCCGCGCAGTCGGAACTGCAAGATCCATCGCAAACCGCCCGGCAACGGGAAATGCCGGGCAGCCGGCTGCGCAGCTACGACAGCCGCGAGCTGGCCTTGCGCGAGGACGATGCGCACTCGCTTTACATACAGCAGCTCGACGGGGAGTGGAAAGTCAAGACTTACGCGTCGCCCGTCGAGCTGGATTCGACCGTTGCGATGCCCTCGGTCGACGTGTCGCAATGGGCTGTCACACGCGTGCCCGAGCAACGGAGCAACGGGGCCTGGGCGGCGGTCTACCGCACCGACTTCAAGCTGCCGTTCAAATGGATCGACCGGGAGGTGTTCGTTCGGCTCGACGCCGTGAGCCGCGCCTACTACGTTTATGTGAACGGCCGGCCGGCCGGCTATTTCGCCGATTCGAAAACGCCCGCCTATTTCGACGTGACGCGGTATTGCGTCGACGGACGCAATACGCTCTGCGTCGTGGCATATGCGAATCCCGTTTCGACGGCGCTCGAGAACCAGAATTCCGAGCAGGGTACCCGGATCGCAGGCAGCGTCACTGTGATGGCTCAGCCCAAAGTTCGCATCCGCGACTGGGTCGTCGATACCCGCTGGGCGCCGGACGGAAACGGTCTGTTCAGCTTCGGGGCGGTCGTCAAATCGCATCTGCTGAATCCGAAGCGGGTCACCGTCTATTACGAGCTGATCGCTCCCGACAGCACGGTCGTCTCGCACGGAAAGCGCGACGCGCGGTTCGAGCTGAGGGCCGAGGACACGGTCCGCTTTTTCGCGAATCTGCCCGGCATCCGATCGTGGAGCCACGAAAGTCCGAAGCTGTATACCGTCGCGCTGAAGTTGCAGCACGAGGGGAGGTTCACCGAATATACGAAAGTGCGGGTCGGATTCCGGGACGTGTCTTTCGACAGCACCGGCCTTCGGATCAACGGCCGTCCGGTCGAATTGCGCGCGGTCGACTACGAGTGTCCGTCCGACGAACAGGCGATCAGGCGCGATTTCGTTCGCTTCCGGCAACAGGGGATCAACTGCGTGCGTGTTGCGCTCTATCCGCAAAGCGACCGTTTTTACGAATTGGCCGACAGTTACGGGATCTACGTCTGCGACCGTGCCAATATCGATTCGCACCTGAGCGGCTTTTCTCTCGAGAAAGGCGGTTCGCCCGCCAACGATCCTGCGTGGGAGAGGGCTTATACGGACCGGGTGATGAATATGTACCGCACGTCGCAGAATCACCCTTCGGTCGTCATGTTCTCGCTCGGGAAACAGGGAGGACAGGGCTATGCGGCTTACGAGGCCTACCTGAAGCTCAAGGCGGCCGAGAAGGACCGTCCGGTGATCTACGAGGGCGCCGGGGCCGAGTGGAACACCGACTTCGTGGTCGGACGGCCCGACGGGCGCAATGCGTCGGACCGACGCTTTTCGCTGACGTTCGCGAGTCTCGGGAGCCACGAGGGCCGCACGGCGCCGGAAAACGCCACGTCGATCGCGCCGGGTTCGGCGCCGGGGGATGTGACGATCCATAACGGATTCCGGGTCGCCAACCTGAAAAATTTCCGGGTCGGCTACCAGATCGTGGCCGGAGCGAAGCGTGTCGTCGCCGAGGGAATCTGTTCGGCCGACATTCCCCCTCGGGAAACGGCGACCGTCCGCGTGCCGCTCGACGGCGTGAAGCCGGGAAAATACCGGATAAAAGTCACCGTATCCCGCTGCGACGAGCCCGATCTGGCACCGCAGGGCGAAATCCTCGCCGAGGCTTTCGTGCCGTTGATCGTTCCGAAAGCGTCCAAGCAGTAG
- the dnaG gene encoding DNA primase, which produces MIDKATVDRIYSAADIVEVIGDFVTLKKKGVNYQACCPFHNEKTPSFVVSPSKGLFKCFGCGKGGNAVTFVMEHENMTYPEALKYVAKKYGIEVAEREQTPEEQRRNDDRESMMVVSSYAADYFVRSLHDTPEGRSVGIAYFRERGFSDATIRKFGLGYCPAAGDAFTRQALADGYKEQFLVGTGLTIKRETGGYYDRFCGRVMFPIHSIGGRVTAFGGRTMRTDKKVAKYLNSPESEIYHKSDVLYGLYHAKRAIVQQDCCILVEGYTDVIQMHQSGVENVVASSGTSLTEGQIRLIGRFTRNVTVIYDGDSAGIKASLRGIDMLLREGLNVRVVLLPDGDDPDSFARKRNATELQEFILKHEEDFISFKTRLLMSDAGNDPLRKAALVTDIVQSISVIPDAITRSVYTRECSRQMEIDEQVLLREIALRRLERSAGGEAKEFVRRQELIRRRSEGPDSLPTTVEAGSGIDELERELVKYLVKYGEQNFEYVEGKQVVELNVAEVIIADLDKNGIRMKNPAYRKIYDEYKRMRATGEPVETHALINHTDPDVCSAVVDLLTGDDNYAVSRLWQKFDIVVESEQQRLPVAVPRAVILYKSKVIDEIIAELRAKLADPSLPEDELAALTHQIAVLNQERTLIAKRLSRLIV; this is translated from the coding sequence ATGATCGACAAAGCGACCGTAGACCGCATCTATTCGGCAGCCGACATCGTCGAGGTGATCGGCGACTTCGTCACGCTGAAGAAAAAGGGGGTCAACTATCAGGCATGCTGCCCGTTCCACAACGAGAAGACCCCCTCGTTCGTCGTGTCGCCGTCGAAAGGACTGTTCAAGTGTTTCGGCTGCGGCAAGGGCGGCAACGCCGTCACGTTCGTGATGGAGCACGAGAACATGACCTACCCCGAGGCGCTGAAGTACGTCGCGAAGAAATACGGCATCGAAGTGGCCGAGCGCGAGCAAACGCCCGAAGAGCAGCGCCGGAACGACGACCGCGAGAGCATGATGGTCGTTTCGAGCTACGCGGCCGACTACTTCGTCCGCTCGCTGCACGACACGCCGGAGGGCCGCAGCGTCGGGATCGCCTATTTCCGCGAGCGCGGATTCTCGGACGCGACGATCCGCAAGTTCGGACTCGGCTACTGCCCGGCCGCGGGCGACGCGTTCACTCGGCAGGCGCTCGCCGACGGCTACAAAGAGCAGTTCCTCGTCGGCACCGGCCTGACGATCAAGCGCGAGACGGGCGGCTATTACGACCGCTTCTGCGGCCGCGTGATGTTCCCGATCCACAGCATCGGCGGCCGCGTGACCGCCTTCGGCGGTCGGACGATGCGCACCGACAAGAAAGTCGCCAAGTACCTCAACTCGCCCGAGTCGGAGATCTACCACAAGAGCGACGTCCTCTACGGACTCTATCACGCCAAGCGGGCCATCGTGCAGCAGGACTGCTGCATTCTGGTCGAGGGATATACCGACGTGATCCAGATGCACCAGTCGGGCGTCGAGAACGTCGTCGCGTCCTCGGGCACGTCGCTGACCGAAGGGCAGATCCGGCTGATCGGCCGCTTCACGCGGAACGTGACGGTGATCTACGACGGCGACAGCGCCGGCATCAAGGCGTCGCTGCGCGGGATCGACATGCTGCTGCGCGAGGGACTGAACGTCCGCGTCGTGCTGCTGCCCGACGGGGACGACCCCGATTCGTTCGCGCGCAAGCGCAATGCGACGGAGCTGCAGGAATTCATTCTGAAGCACGAAGAGGACTTCATCTCGTTCAAAACGAGACTGCTGATGTCCGATGCGGGCAACGACCCGCTGCGCAAGGCAGCGCTCGTGACCGACATCGTGCAGAGCATTTCGGTGATTCCCGACGCGATCACGCGCTCGGTCTACACGCGCGAGTGCTCGCGCCAGATGGAGATCGACGAGCAGGTGCTGCTGCGCGAGATCGCGCTTCGCAGGCTCGAGCGTTCGGCCGGAGGCGAGGCAAAGGAGTTCGTCCGCCGTCAGGAGCTGATCCGTCGCCGCAGCGAAGGGCCCGATTCCCTGCCGACTACGGTCGAGGCCGGCAGCGGCATCGACGAACTGGAGCGCGAGCTGGTAAAATACCTGGTCAAGTACGGCGAACAGAACTTCGAGTATGTCGAAGGCAAGCAGGTCGTCGAACTGAACGTAGCCGAAGTCATCATCGCCGACCTGGACAAGAACGGCATCCGGATGAAAAACCCGGCCTACCGCAAGATATACGACGAATACAAACGGATGCGCGCGACGGGCGAGCCGGTCGAAACGCACGCCCTGATCAACCATACCGATCCCGACGTATGCTCCGCAGTGGTCGACTTGCTGACAGGCGACGACAACTATGCGGTCAGCCGGTTGTGGCAAAAATTCGACATCGTCGTCGAGAGCGAGCAGCAGCGACTGCCGGTGGCCGTTCCGCGCGCCGTCATTCTGTACAAGTCGAAGGTGATCGACGAAATCATCGCGGAGCTTCGCGCGAAGCTGGCCGATCCGTCGCTGCCCGAAGACGAACTGGCCGCGCTGACGCATCAGATCGCCGTACTGAATCAGGAACGCACGCTGATCGCCAAACGGCTTTCGAGGCTGATCGTCTGA
- a CDS encoding manganese efflux pump MntP family protein, with protein sequence MCKFFAPMNLLAILLLGIALSLDTFAVSLTLGLLADRTTHRQKVRFLVVIGLFHFLMIVIGWFMGETVSRLIADYDHWIAFGLLLFIGGKMIQEGLSARGDSVSGSDLLSLRNTLLLGIALSIDALITGFTIGLVQVRLFAGCQLGNVLAAALIIGLSALVISAAGIGIGRKASSRLGAKAEVFGGLILIAIGTRILLEHLGVIG encoded by the coding sequence TTGTGCAAATTTTTTGCCCCGATGAACCTGCTCGCCATACTGTTGCTCGGGATAGCCCTGAGCCTTGATACGTTCGCCGTTTCGCTGACGCTGGGGCTGCTGGCCGACCGCACGACGCACAGACAGAAGGTGCGCTTTCTGGTCGTGATCGGCCTTTTTCACTTCCTGATGATCGTGATCGGCTGGTTCATGGGCGAGACGGTCAGCCGGCTGATCGCCGACTACGACCACTGGATCGCGTTCGGGTTGCTGCTGTTCATCGGGGGCAAGATGATTCAGGAAGGGTTGTCGGCACGAGGCGACTCCGTGTCGGGCAGCGACCTGCTCTCGCTGCGCAATACGCTGCTGCTGGGCATCGCGCTGAGTATCGACGCGCTGATCACGGGCTTCACGATCGGGCTGGTTCAGGTCCGGCTGTTCGCCGGCTGCCAGCTCGGAAACGTACTGGCCGCGGCGCTGATCATCGGCCTGTCGGCGCTCGTTATCTCGGCGGCGGGAATCGGCATCGGACGCAAGGCTTCGTCCCGGCTCGGCGCAAAGGCCGAGGTGTTCGGCGGCCTGATTCTGATCGCAATAGGAACCCGCATCCTGCTCGAGCATCTCGGCGTGATCGGGTAG
- the uvrB gene encoding excinuclease ABC subunit UvrB has translation MDFKLVSEYKPTGDQPEAIAQLVDALRSGCKHNTLLGVTGSGKTFTMANVIAALNKPTLIMSHNKTLAAQLYGEFKNFFPENAVEYFVSYYDYYQPEAYIPSTDTFIEKDLSINDEIEKMRLSTSSALLSGRNDIIVVSSVSCIYGIGNPEDFHATSVELRLGDVISRNKLLYGLVDALYTRSEADFKPGTFRVNGDTVDIYVAYGDKCYRVIFFDNEIEMICSIDPHTGQRLEELDRVIVYPANLFVTTRERTEQAIRQIQLDLGTQIEYFESLGKPTEARRLKQRVEYDLEMIKELGYCPGIENYSRYFDGRAPGSRPFCLIDYFPKDYLLIVDESHVTIPQIRGMFGGDSSRKHNLVDYGYRLPAAIDNRPLKFNEFESLENEVIYVSATPADYELIKSEGSVVEQFIRPTGLVDPPIEVRPTLNQIDDLVEEIEVRAEADERVLVTTLTKRMAEELYKYFDRMGIRCRYIHSDVDTLERVQILDDLRGGLFDVLIGVNLLREGLDLPEVSLVAIMDADKEGFLRSARSLTQTAGRAARNVGGRVIMYADRITDSMRLAIQDANRRREKQIRYNNLHGIVPRQAIKSGRAILSGDELRHGSARYDLPGAKTGCAADPVAAYMTDRDIESAIKIARAAMESAARELDFTAAAAYRDQMYALQEKQKSMQKK, from the coding sequence ATGGATTTCAAACTGGTTTCGGAGTACAAGCCGACCGGCGACCAGCCCGAGGCGATCGCGCAGCTCGTCGACGCGCTGCGCAGCGGCTGCAAGCACAACACGCTGCTCGGGGTCACCGGTTCGGGCAAGACGTTCACGATGGCCAACGTGATCGCGGCGCTGAACAAACCGACGCTGATCATGAGCCACAACAAGACGCTGGCGGCCCAACTGTACGGCGAATTCAAGAATTTCTTCCCCGAGAACGCCGTCGAGTATTTCGTCTCCTACTACGACTATTACCAGCCCGAGGCCTATATTCCGTCGACCGATACGTTTATCGAGAAAGACCTGTCGATCAACGACGAAATCGAAAAAATGCGCCTCAGCACGAGCTCGGCTCTGCTCAGCGGGCGCAACGATATCATCGTCGTGTCGAGCGTATCGTGCATCTACGGTATCGGGAACCCCGAGGATTTCCACGCCACGTCCGTCGAACTCCGGCTGGGAGACGTGATCAGCCGCAACAAGCTGTTGTACGGCCTCGTGGACGCGCTCTACACGCGCAGCGAGGCCGATTTCAAGCCCGGTACGTTCCGCGTGAACGGCGATACGGTAGACATCTACGTCGCCTACGGGGACAAGTGCTACCGGGTGATTTTCTTCGACAACGAAATCGAAATGATCTGCTCGATCGACCCGCATACGGGCCAGCGCCTCGAGGAGCTCGATCGCGTGATCGTCTATCCGGCCAACCTGTTCGTCACGACGCGCGAGCGCACGGAGCAGGCGATCCGGCAGATTCAGCTCGATCTGGGCACCCAGATCGAGTATTTCGAGTCGCTCGGCAAGCCGACCGAGGCGCGGCGGCTGAAGCAGCGCGTCGAGTACGATCTGGAAATGATCAAGGAGTTGGGCTACTGCCCCGGCATCGAAAACTATTCGCGCTATTTCGACGGCCGCGCGCCCGGCAGCCGGCCGTTCTGCCTGATCGACTATTTCCCGAAGGACTATCTGCTGATCGTCGACGAGAGCCATGTGACGATTCCGCAAATCCGGGGCATGTTCGGCGGCGACAGCTCGCGCAAGCACAATCTGGTCGATTACGGTTATCGGCTGCCGGCTGCCATCGACAACAGGCCGCTGAAATTCAACGAATTCGAATCGCTCGAAAACGAGGTGATCTATGTCAGCGCGACGCCGGCCGACTACGAGCTGATCAAGTCGGAGGGTTCCGTCGTCGAGCAGTTCATCCGGCCGACGGGGCTGGTCGACCCGCCGATCGAGGTACGGCCGACGCTGAACCAGATCGACGACCTGGTCGAGGAGATCGAGGTCCGGGCCGAGGCCGACGAGCGCGTGCTCGTCACGACGCTCACCAAGCGTATGGCCGAGGAACTGTATAAGTACTTCGACCGGATGGGCATCCGCTGCCGCTACATCCACTCGGATGTCGACACGCTCGAGCGGGTGCAGATACTCGACGACCTGCGCGGCGGACTGTTCGACGTGCTGATCGGCGTGAATCTGCTGCGCGAGGGACTCGACCTGCCCGAGGTGTCGCTCGTGGCGATCATGGATGCCGACAAGGAAGGCTTTCTGCGCAGCGCCCGCTCGCTGACCCAGACGGCCGGCCGGGCCGCGCGCAACGTCGGCGGCCGCGTGATCATGTACGCCGACCGGATCACCGATTCGATGCGGCTGGCGATTCAGGATGCGAACCGCCGGCGCGAGAAGCAGATCCGATACAACAACCTGCACGGCATCGTACCGCGTCAGGCGATCAAGAGCGGCCGGGCGATCCTCTCGGGCGACGAATTGCGGCACGGTTCCGCGCGCTACGATCTGCCCGGCGCGAAGACCGGCTGCGCGGCCGACCCGGTGGCTGCCTATATGACCGACCGCGACATCGAGTCGGCGATCAAGATCGCCCGCGCGGCGATGGAGAGCGCGGCCCGGGAACTGGACTTCACGGCCGCGGCCGCCTACCGCGACCAGATGTACGCGCTGCAGGAAAAACAAAAAAGCATGCAGAAAAAATGA
- a CDS encoding GtrA family protein codes for MTLTRTLTRTLTRLIDLLYVKPLRRIVPPQTFRYAACGGLNMALDLSLYFLLYNFVLDKRVVHIDGIVAISPYIAAFLIVFPITFLTGFWMNRHIAFHSSPLRGRVQLFRYLLSVCGSILLNYACLKLFVEVCGFYPTPSKAVTTAVTIVYSYVMQKYFSFRGCTDR; via the coding sequence ATGACGCTGACCCGAACGCTGACCCGAACGCTGACCCGACTGATCGATCTGCTCTATGTCAAGCCGCTGCGCCGGATCGTTCCCCCGCAAACGTTCCGCTACGCCGCCTGCGGAGGCCTGAACATGGCTCTCGACCTGTCGCTGTACTTCTTGCTGTACAACTTCGTGCTCGATAAGAGAGTCGTCCATATCGACGGTATCGTGGCGATTTCGCCCTATATTGCGGCTTTCCTGATCGTTTTTCCGATCACGTTCCTGACCGGATTCTGGATGAACCGCCACATCGCGTTCCACAGCTCGCCTCTGCGCGGTCGGGTGCAACTGTTTCGCTATCTGCTCAGCGTGTGCGGCTCGATCCTGCTCAATTATGCCTGCCTGAAGCTGTTCGTCGAGGTCTGCGGCTTCTATCCGACACCGTCGAAAGCAGTCACGACGGCCGTTACGATCGTGTACAGCTATGTGATGCAGAAATACTTCTCGTTCCGGGGATGTACGGACCGGTAG
- a CDS encoding M23 family metallopeptidase, which produces MTRLPLRAISVLLLSALMLPGCSSVKPMLSGSERKKRKVTKETPARIESHAPESCPDESQPIGDIDELGEKHADAAPVLLPVFPDKNRPEMTFGDLESANVRIPLKYNNPFPSSGELVLPLGEHENEFCYPYPGKLISPFGYRGSRMHTGIDIKAVPNDTVRAALPGVVRMSKYYSGYGNLVLIRHYNGIETVYAHNSKNLVRVNDAVEAGDPIALAGRTGRATTEHVHFEVRIASEPFNPTLFVDPDNRSLRLDRTIYCYNRGGKIRISTERATGFLPGEENSDDTPKVSANASSDASSRQYYYVKKGDTLSKIARQHSTTVSKLCALNGIKPTKILQIKEKLRVR; this is translated from the coding sequence ATGACCAGACTTCCGCTGCGAGCCATATCCGTTCTTCTTTTGTCGGCCCTCATGCTGCCGGGCTGCTCATCCGTCAAACCGATGCTCTCGGGCAGCGAGCGTAAAAAGCGGAAAGTTACGAAGGAAACGCCCGCGCGTATCGAAAGCCATGCGCCCGAAAGCTGTCCCGATGAGTCGCAGCCGATCGGCGACATAGACGAGCTCGGCGAAAAGCATGCCGACGCCGCGCCGGTCCTGCTCCCGGTGTTTCCGGACAAAAACCGTCCCGAAATGACTTTCGGCGACCTCGAAAGCGCCAACGTGCGCATTCCGCTGAAATACAACAATCCGTTCCCCTCGTCGGGCGAGCTGGTCCTGCCGCTCGGCGAGCACGAGAACGAGTTCTGCTACCCGTATCCGGGCAAGCTCATCTCGCCTTTCGGGTATCGGGGAAGCCGCATGCACACCGGCATCGACATCAAGGCGGTGCCGAACGATACGGTCCGGGCCGCGCTTCCGGGCGTCGTCCGGATGTCGAAATACTACAGCGGCTACGGCAATCTGGTCCTGATCCGCCACTACAACGGCATCGAGACCGTGTACGCCCACAACTCGAAAAACCTCGTGCGGGTCAACGACGCGGTCGAGGCGGGCGATCCGATCGCTTTGGCCGGCCGGACCGGCCGGGCGACGACCGAGCATGTCCATTTCGAGGTCCGCATAGCGAGCGAGCCGTTCAACCCGACGCTGTTCGTCGATCCCGACAACCGCAGCCTGCGTCTCGACCGGACGATCTATTGCTACAACCGGGGCGGCAAAATCCGGATCTCGACGGAGCGGGCGACCGGCTTCCTGCCCGGCGAAGAAAACAGCGACGACACGCCGAAAGTTTCCGCGAACGCTTCGTCCGACGCATCTTCCCGTCAATACTACTACGTGAAAAAGGGCGACACGCTTTCCAAGATCGCCCGCCAGCATTCGACCACCGTATCGAAGTTGTGCGCCCTGAACGGCATCAAGCCGACGAAAATACTGCAAATCAAGGAAAAACTGCGCGTCCGATAA
- the trxB gene encoding thioredoxin-disulfide reductase, whose protein sequence is MDTERTRCLIVGSGPAGYTAAIYAARANLAPVLYEGMEPGGQLTTTTKIENFPGFPDGILGAELMEAMKKQAQQLGVDIRFGIATGVDFSSSPRKVTIDGRKIVETDAVIIATGAQAKYLGLESETLFKGQGVSACATCDGFFYRNQDVIVVGGGDSACEEATYLASICNKVYMVVRKDHLRASKAMQRRVMETPNIEIKFGYNTVQVLGDQNGVTGALVRHSGGEELVIDATGFFLAIGHTPNTAVFKGALELDAEGYIRTEPGTSRTSVPGVFAAGDVQDPHYRQAITAAGSGCMAALDCERYLLGL, encoded by the coding sequence ATGGATACTGAAAGAACGCGCTGCCTGATCGTCGGAAGCGGTCCGGCGGGCTATACGGCGGCCATATACGCCGCCCGGGCGAATCTCGCTCCGGTGCTTTACGAGGGTATGGAACCCGGCGGTCAGCTGACCACGACGACCAAGATCGAGAATTTTCCGGGGTTTCCCGACGGAATACTGGGGGCCGAGTTGATGGAAGCCATGAAGAAGCAGGCGCAGCAACTCGGGGTGGACATCCGTTTCGGCATAGCGACGGGCGTCGATTTCTCGTCGAGCCCCCGCAAGGTGACGATCGACGGACGGAAAATCGTCGAGACCGACGCCGTGATTATCGCCACGGGGGCTCAGGCCAAGTACCTCGGCCTCGAGTCCGAAACCCTGTTCAAGGGACAGGGCGTTTCGGCCTGCGCGACCTGCGACGGCTTTTTCTATCGGAATCAGGACGTGATCGTCGTCGGCGGCGGCGACTCGGCCTGCGAGGAAGCCACTTATCTGGCCTCCATATGCAACAAGGTTTACATGGTGGTCCGGAAAGATCATCTGCGTGCGTCGAAAGCCATGCAACGGCGGGTGATGGAAACGCCCAACATCGAGATCAAGTTCGGGTACAATACCGTCCAGGTGCTCGGCGACCAGAACGGGGTGACCGGCGCGCTTGTCCGCCACAGCGGCGGCGAGGAGCTGGTGATCGATGCGACCGGATTCTTTCTGGCGATCGGGCACACGCCGAACACGGCTGTTTTCAAAGGCGCGCTGGAGTTGGACGCGGAGGGCTACATACGGACCGAGCCCGGCACGAGCCGCACGAGCGTGCCGGGAGTATTCGCCGCCGGCGACGTGCAGGACCCGCACTACCGGCAGGCGATTACGGCGGCCGGGTCGGGTTGTATGGCCGCGCTCGACTGCGAGCGCTATCTGCTGGGGCTGTAA
- a CDS encoding acyltransferase, with amino-acid sequence MIDLQALFRIGDDSAFERAALDVFRFQAERCEPYREYLRLIGIRPERVETTREIPFLPIELFKTRRVYCSDSEPQQVFTSSSTTGQTPAKHYVADLSIYERAFTLAFERFYGPVDRMAIFALLPSYLEREGSSLIYMADRLIRQGGGGFYLHDHDALLRDLHAHRGPKILLGVSYALWDLADRKPGPLPGTIVMETGGMKGRRREMPREEFHRMLCAAFSVPSIHSEYGMAELMSQAYSQGDGLFRTPPWMRVLTRDLNDPFAWAGSGRSGGINVIDLANVYSCSFLQTQDFGKAYDDGTFRIEGRITGSEIRGCNLLVQ; translated from the coding sequence GTGATCGATCTGCAAGCCCTTTTTCGCATAGGAGACGACTCCGCGTTCGAACGTGCGGCGCTCGACGTGTTCCGTTTTCAGGCCGAGCGCTGCGAACCGTACCGGGAGTATCTCCGGCTGATCGGGATTCGTCCCGAGCGGGTCGAGACGACGCGTGAGATTCCGTTCCTCCCGATCGAGCTGTTCAAAACCCGGCGGGTCTACTGTTCCGATAGCGAGCCCCAGCAGGTGTTTACGAGCAGCAGCACGACCGGGCAGACGCCCGCCAAGCACTATGTGGCCGATCTGAGCATATACGAGCGGGCCTTCACGCTCGCTTTCGAGCGCTTTTACGGACCGGTCGACCGTATGGCGATATTCGCTCTGTTGCCGAGTTATCTGGAGCGCGAAGGTTCGTCGCTGATCTATATGGCCGACCGGCTGATCCGGCAGGGCGGAGGCGGATTCTATCTGCACGACCACGATGCGCTGTTGCGCGACCTGCATGCGCACCGGGGACCGAAAATCCTGCTCGGCGTCAGCTATGCGCTGTGGGATTTGGCCGACCGGAAGCCCGGTCCGCTGCCCGGAACGATCGTCATGGAGACCGGCGGCATGAAGGGGCGCCGGCGCGAAATGCCCCGCGAGGAGTTCCACAGGATGCTCTGTGCGGCGTTTTCGGTGCCGAGCATCCATTCGGAGTACGGAATGGCCGAGCTGATGTCGCAGGCTTATTCTCAAGGCGACGGGCTGTTCCGGACGCCGCCTTGGATGCGCGTTCTGACCCGCGACCTGAACGATCCGTTCGCATGGGCCGGCAGCGGTCGCAGCGGTGGAATCAACGTGATTGATCTGGCCAACGTTTACTCGTGCAGTTTCCTGCAGACGCAGGATTTCGGTAAGGCATACGACGACGGGACGTTCCGAATCGAGGGCCGTATCACCGGCAGCGAAATACGGGGATGCAATCTGCTCGTACAGTGA
- a CDS encoding glycosyltransferase family 2 protein encodes MIPLSIVIATFNRSAYLLRTLESLAGQTLPAQEFEILVVNNNSTDDTPAVFADFARQHPELRLRMVAEPVQGISYARNRGVAEAKGECIVFIDDDEEAVPDFAKSYRDFFRSRPDCDAAGGAVVPVYEAPLPRWYSHYIEKMITGAMDMGDRVRPFRGSRYPGVGNSGFRRRLFERYGNFNTALGRSGSNPLGGEEKDFFMRMRSQGIRYYFVPGAAIRHITPASKLSEEYFERLTRMIGVSERIRTLGEGKSAFRRRLLAEAVKWGGTLALATGYALRGQAIKGRYLIRMRRNITQGLLRGMPPAERDA; translated from the coding sequence ATGATTCCGCTCTCGATCGTCATAGCCACTTTCAATCGCTCGGCCTACCTGTTGCGGACGCTCGAAAGTCTCGCCGGGCAGACGCTGCCGGCACAGGAGTTCGAGATTCTCGTCGTGAACAACAACTCGACGGACGACACGCCGGCGGTCTTCGCCGACTTCGCCCGACAGCATCCCGAGCTCAGGCTACGCATGGTCGCCGAGCCCGTCCAAGGCATCTCCTACGCCCGCAACCGGGGAGTCGCCGAGGCAAAGGGAGAGTGCATCGTTTTTATCGACGACGACGAGGAAGCCGTACCGGACTTCGCTAAAAGCTACCGCGACTTTTTCCGGTCCCGACCGGACTGCGACGCGGCCGGCGGGGCGGTCGTCCCGGTGTACGAGGCTCCGCTGCCCCGCTGGTACTCGCACTACATAGAGAAAATGATCACCGGCGCCATGGATATGGGCGACCGCGTCAGACCGTTTCGCGGAAGCCGCTACCCGGGCGTGGGCAACTCGGGTTTCCGGCGAAGGCTGTTCGAACGCTACGGAAACTTCAACACGGCGCTCGGCCGCTCGGGCTCCAATCCGCTCGGCGGCGAGGAAAAGGACTTTTTCATGCGTATGCGCTCGCAGGGCATACGCTATTACTTCGTGCCCGGGGCCGCGATCCGTCATATCACGCCCGCATCGAAGCTGTCGGAAGAGTATTTCGAGCGGCTGACGCGGATGATCGGCGTCAGCGAGCGGATACGAACGCTCGGAGAGGGGAAATCCGCTTTCCGCCGGCGGCTGCTCGCCGAAGCGGTCAAATGGGGAGGCACGCTCGCGCTGGCTACCGGGTATGCGCTGCGGGGACAGGCGATCAAAGGACGCTACCTGATCCGGATGCGGCGAAACATCACGCAGGGACTGTTGCGGGGAATGCCGCCGGCCGAGCGGGACGCATGA